The sequence TGTAGGAGAAAGTGGGGGTGAAGGTTTTAGAAAGCATTAAATGATTGATTTTTGGAATAGCCTTATATTAAATTACTCGCTTTCGTGGAATATATTTGCTCCTCTTAAAAGAAATACAATAATTGTTCACACTGTGTCTTAAGCTTTACTGTAAGTGTCTTCAATATATGTTATCCAATAAGTGACAACTTCAGTTGTTCACTGAAAATGACTTAATTTTTAGGCTCAAACAGACCTATTGAAGATTGATTCAGAAGTTGTTTTATTTGGTATAAAATTAATCATTATACTAGCTTCCTAGAGAGTTGTTGCTtttaagttttctttctaaaTGCTATTTTGATTACACATTGATACTTGTTTTCAAATTAACATTGTGAAACTTTACCAGGAAATCCTTTTGCAATTCATATTTTATCAGAGATTATATTGTCGTActgtttcatttaaaatatttattttaatttttaatctttatattttaatgaatagAAAATCCTTGAAAagtacaaatgaatatacaaccaAAAGCAAATCTCCATTCCACCTCTTTATCCAGAGAGAAGATTGTATTTTAAAGCAGACTAATTTTTAAGGTAGACAAATATTCCAAAGTTGGTTTTAGATTGTTTTATAAAAACAACACTAGAAAGTAAGAAACACATAAGTATCACTAAGAAGCCAAACAATAAGTGCTACTACAAAAATTCTCTTTCCttcagtattttttaaagtagCTATTAACTGGTGAGTTGCTAAAGGATACCTAACAAATAGTTGAGACAATGTACTATTTTAATATTCAAATCAGATTGGCACACTGTCTAAAAATTTGAAGCATTCAAAGCTACTCCTATTCAAAATGTACTAGAATGATTAGAAGACCATTGGGCAAGTTAGTTTAGGGCTGAAAAAAGACAGTTTAGCATTATATATTAGAAGTGTGTAAGAGAGGAACAACAGAGGCAAAGCATTGTTTGTCTTTTCTTTGATGGAAACTACTGAATGGGCTTCAATACAGAGTGGCCCTGAACACCCTATGCCACAGGTAAGAAAAATCTGCTTTCAATCTTTTGATAAGCAAGCATAATGAACCTTCTGCTAAGTAAATGGTTATGCTCgctcgtgcgcacacacacacacaccccacatacaCAATACATAAAATTAGAAGGGGTCCTTGGAATAAAAGCCCAGATTGACTCCTTATTCGAGAAGAAAGTAaacataagaaataaaacaaCAGATGCCATAGGAAAGGAAACCATAGCTAAAATATCGAATAAAATATCTAGTTTTACTTTAAGGGTTTATTAAAATGACTATTTCTATATTATAGCATTTCCAAGTTAAAAATGTATTCATTGTATACAATATTAACCTACAGGAAGAAAACCTTATGGATAAATCCACTAACTTCTTAGGGAAGAGTTAATAAGTTACTACTTGTCTAAGGTTTTCACTTGGTAGTTAAACCACacattgacagctttgtaaacctGAGCTTGGTAAGACACACCTATAAGCTATATAATTGCTCTTGCTTGGCTCATCCTTTGAAGAACTGAATGAAAGCTTTTTAACTGAccactctttttatttatttattttttggctgtTCTAGAGATTGAACCAAAGGCCCGAAAGTTAGGCAAATGTTCTCTTCAAAGGCCTGAAAGTTAGGCAAATGTTCTCTTATTTAGTTCACTACCTGCCTCTCACTACAACTTTCTCACAAGATAGAAAATTGTGATTTTCCTGTGAACATGGAGAATTGAGTAGAAAATGAATACTAGGTCATGATCAATGGAAACTTACCTGATGGGAGGTTGACTCACTGGAATTACAAAGTGGAAACAAAGTTCCTGGTGACTCACTGCAGAGTATATCTTGTCCCGAACTCAGTGGATCATTACTTTGTAGGAAATTAAACTCTGTCTTTCCCGTATGTGCAACGCAGAGATTATAGGAATAAGGCAGAGTTCCCTCACTGTAGTTGGGCTGAATCACAGGTCCAGGCTTGGCGCACAGACCAGGTTGAAAGCAGCCCCAAGCCTCATTGCTGGAGGAGTGCCTCAGGCGCAGGGCAATAGCCAAAATCACTGCCAGGAGGAAGAGCACTGAGATCAAGGCCAAGGCCACCACCAGGTAGAACTGTAGCTCCGCCTGGGGGTCAGGGGGCAAAGGGCGGTCACTGAGGTCTGGCAGTGCCTCCTGAAGGCTGTCCGCGAAGACCAGATGCAGCGTGGCGGTGGCCGAAAGAGGCGGCTGGCCACCATCACGCACAGCGACCAGCAGGCGCTGGCGGGCCGCGTCCCTGTCGCCCAAGGCGCGAGCAGTGCGCACCTCGCCAGTGCGCAGCCCCAGGCTGAAGAGTCCGGGATCGCTGGCCTGCAGCACGTGGTAGGACAACCAGGCATTGTGTCCAGAGTCAGCGTCCACCGCCACCACCTTGGTGACCAGGTAGCCGGGCTCCGCGGCACGCGGCACAGTGTCGAAGAGCGCTGAGCCATCGGGCGCCAGCGCGGGGTAGAGCACCCGCGGCGCGTTGTCGTTGCGGTCGCCTACCAACACGCGCAGGCTCACGTTGGCGCTGAGCGCGGGGGAACCATGGTCACTAGCCTGCAGAATCAGCTCAAAGGATCGCAGCTGCTCGTGGTCGAAGGCTCGCTGCGCGAACACCACGCCGCTCTGTTCGCTCACAGACACGTAGGATAACAATGCCCGAGGCTCCAGGTCGCTGGCCGCGATGGAGTAGGAGACTTGGCCGTTGGGCCCCAGGTCTGGATCGGAGGCGCTAACTTGAGCGATGGAGGCTCCAGGAGGgttgttttctgctatgtagactACATAGGAGGCCTGTTGGAAAACTGGAGCATTGTCGTTTACATCACCAATGTGTAGAGTGACACTAGAGCTGGAAGAGAGAGGCGGCTTACCCCGGTCAGTGGCTGTGATGGTTATGTTGTACTCTGGGTTCTTCTCGCGGTCTAGAACCCTTTCCGTCACTAACTTATATGTATTTCTTGAAGAAGTGAGTATTTTAAATGGAGTATCACCTTCTAATTTACAAATAACTTCTCCATTGTGACCAGAATCCTTGTCACGGATTTTAAGCAAAGCAACTAGTGTACCTAGCTCACAGTCCTCCATAATTAGGTTGGGTAGAGATTGGAATATCACTTCTGGGACATTGTCATTTTCATCTAGGACTTCTATCTCCACTGTACATTGTGCAATCATTCCTCCACCGTCCTTTGCTTCCAAAACAAAAGAATATTCTTTGATCTCTTCAAAATCTAatgtatttataataataatttccCCAGTATTAGAATTCAGGTCAAACTCAGGTCTCAGGCCAGCTTCACTGAAAGAGAAAGTGATTTCGGCATTGACACCTTCATCCTGGTCGGTAGCAGTCACCTGAAGCACAGTGGTTCCTGGACGTACGTTTTCTGGGAGGCTTACCCTATATATCTCTTGGCTGAACACTGGAGGGTTATCATTGGCATCAGTCACTAGGACTTGTATCTGTGCAGTGCTGCTGAGAGGTGGCTCCCCGAAGTCCAAAGCAGTCAATGTCAAGTGGTAGGATTTCTGCTTTTCCCGGTCTAAAGATGTCTTCAATACCATCTCCGGGTATTTACTGCCATCTGATTTCTCTTTACTCACGAGTGAGAAATATTCATTGGGACTAAGCTGGTAATTCTGTAGTGCATTGGTACCTATGTCTGCATCGTGGGCCGATCCTAATATAAATCGTGTGCCTGGCTGAGCAGACTCACTTATTTGCAGATCAAAGAAAACATGCGCAAATTTTGGCGCGTGGTCATTAATGTCCTCAATCTCCACGCTCACGTGGTAAAAGTTCAGTGGATTTTCAGCAACAGCCTCAAATTCCAGAGCACAAACTGGCTGCCTCCCACATATCTGCTCCCTGTCTAGCCTGCCGCTCACAAGCAGTTCCCCTGTCTCTGAGCTCACAGTGAAGTAAGACTTCTCCGAACTGATACGCAGTTTTCGAGTCGGTAACTCCAGGACACGGAACCCTAGGTCCTTGGCGAGGTTCCCCACTACCGAGCCCATGGGCATTTCCTCGGGAATCCTGTAGCGGATCTGCTCAGAGAGCGCCCGGCAGAACAAAGACAGTAGGAAGGGAAGGAGCACTGACCGCCTGTGAGTCTGGCCCCTCTCCGCAGCGCCGCTCCCCATCCCTCTTGCTCCCCTCTGCTTGCTCACCAGTCAGGAGACTCTGGAGTACGAATGATCTCCGTATTGCAGATATTCGGAGCTCCGAAAGGACTCTTAGTTCCAGATCCAgtccagaaaaaaatattcttctttTCCGTAGGAAGTAGCGGTGTAATGGCTGGCACTGAAGAGTCACATATTGCTGCTCTGGAAAGCGCGCTGCGGTTGCGCGAGGAGATGGTGAGCTCCAAGCTCTCCTCTTTGGACAACAGCGGCGCCCAGAGTCCACAGGACGAAACTGCACCCTGTGCTGTCCCAGTTTAACCATTGTGTAGGAGCATTGTGTCTAACTGAAACTATGTAGGTTCGTGTATATatttaataatgttttaaacCATAATTTCAGACACGCTTTATCTCATCTTTTCAGGCTTTTAGGAAAATCACGTATATTTagtacataaatatttttctgtggCTCTAACCGTTCCACAATATTCAAATATGTATTTAGTGATACAAAGATGACTGCAACAAACTTGGCATAAGCCATCATAGAGTACAGTTGTTTTACATACTTAGCCATTTGTAATATAGTGGATAATGTCCCCTTTTTTTTCTCCTAAGGTTTCAACCCACTTTTCTACTTTCTTCAAGAtggttaatttgttttttttcctccaaagaaCATTAATAATGCTGAGATTTGTTTTAAAGAAGATGCAATTCGTACTTATCTCCAAATACATCTCTTTATCTAAAAGAGTTTCAATAATTTCCTTTTAGAAATATTACCTGAATCTCATTTCCACTATCTCAGGAAAAGAAATGAGGTTGTCTGAATGTTAGTCTGTTCCTTTCCTATTACACCATCATTCTCTAGGTCACAAAATATAATGTCAATATTCAAAGACACcaaagaaataatatatacatatttttgtgACACCGGGAAttgacccagggcctcatgtgtgctaggcaagccctcaccACTAAGATACATCTGCAGACCTCAGAAATAATATTTTGCCTTGCAACATGAAATCACTGAGGTCTATTGTACTCTAACACTGGTCTCCACCCCGAACTTATTTTATACCTGATGATGATCTCAGAATTTCTAGATCCCTGGAAAGTTTGCTTGCAATGGCTCTGTGAATTTAGTGATAATTTCTCCCCCttatgtaaaaaataattttaaacatcTATCTAATTTTGATAAGAAATTTTGATCTGTCATGATAATCATATTTCTGCCAGATGACATTTTCTCACACAATATCAGTAGTGTTCCTTTGTAAAGTGATTGCACATCTGAACCCTGCAGAGTGAGTGAAATATCTCTCATGCTATTGCACTGTTTCTTATATGAAAAATGCTACCAAATACAACACTGGAAAAATATCCTTTAAATTAACACTGGAAAGATCCCAGGAATTGAGATTATCTTATTATCCACCTCTTACAAATTATCATCATCTGAAGTATTAAACTTCATGAAAACGCTATACAAAAGAATATCGAAGTAGTCCAAGATTGGGTTGTTTCTAGTTGAAATTTTCAGCATAcccaataaataaaaatgactacCGTTCTAGAGTTTGAGTGCAAGAGATGGTTGTTTTGTAGAGCCAGCTTCTCCAATCTCCCACTTGTGGAGCCTTCAGAATACTCCACATGGATATACCACTAAAATGGTATCTTGGGATTCTATGTTAAAGCATGCAACTGCCTATTTCTTAAATGCCAGTTACAAATGGAAATATTTTGTTTGACATTTTATTGGTTTTCTCCAATGACCTTTAGTATGGCATTAGACACTGTGTCTTTTATACAGATGTTAATAAAAGttgacacattttattttttaagtgtcaATCTCACTTTCTAGTAGCATCCCaactttcttagatactttaaaaTAGATAAGGAAGCCATCACAATTTTTAAGGCCACCAAGCTAAGGTACACGGA is a genomic window of Callospermophilus lateralis isolate mCalLat2 chromosome 5, mCalLat2.hap1, whole genome shotgun sequence containing:
- the LOC143400417 gene encoding protocadherin gamma-B4-like — encoded protein: MGSGAAERGQTHRRSVLLPFLLSLFCRALSEQIRYRIPEEMPMGSVVGNLAKDLGFRVLELPTRKLRISSEKSYFTVSSETGELLVSGRLDREQICGRQPVCALEFEAVAENPLNFYHVSVEIEDINDHAPKFAHVFFDLQISESAQPGTRFILGSAHDADIGTNALQNYQLSPNEYFSLVSKEKSDGSKYPEMVLKTSLDREKQKSYHLTLTALDFGEPPLSSTAQIQVLVTDANDNPPVFSQEIYRVSLPENVRPGTTVLQVTATDQDEGVNAEITFSFSEAGLRPEFDLNSNTGEIIIINTLDFEEIKEYSFVLEAKDGGGMIAQCTVEIEVLDENDNVPEVIFQSLPNLIMEDCELGTLVALLKIRDKDSGHNGEVICKLEGDTPFKILTSSRNTYKLVTERVLDREKNPEYNITITATDRGKPPLSSSSSVTLHIGDVNDNAPVFQQASYVVYIAENNPPGASIAQVSASDPDLGPNGQVSYSIAASDLEPRALLSYVSVSEQSGVVFAQRAFDHEQLRSFELILQASDHGSPALSANVSLRVLVGDRNDNAPRVLYPALAPDGSALFDTVPRAAEPGYLVTKVVAVDADSGHNAWLSYHVLQASDPGLFSLGLRTGEVRTARALGDRDAARQRLLVAVRDGGQPPLSATATLHLVFADSLQEALPDLSDRPLPPDPQAELQFYLVVALALISVLFLLAVILAIALRLRHSSSNEAWGCFQPGLCAKPGPVIQPNYSEGTLPYSYNLCVAHTGKTEFNFLQSNDPLSSGQDILCSESPGTLFPLCNSSESTSHQVNKTHMPREYSERIL